The following are encoded together in the Flavobacterium sp. TR2 genome:
- a CDS encoding winged helix-turn-helix transcriptional regulator, giving the protein MQTKERKAENKICPLEIAVNSISGKWKIPIVWQINDGKKRPSEFLRGIAKVDRRVLNQQLNEMVEDGILIKHSFNELPPRVEYTLTETGKQLVEILWKLNDWGKILIQENKIELQS; this is encoded by the coding sequence ATGCAAACAAAGGAACGAAAAGCCGAAAATAAAATTTGTCCACTAGAAATTGCTGTAAATTCCATTAGCGGAAAATGGAAAATTCCGATTGTCTGGCAGATAAATGATGGCAAAAAAAGACCTAGCGAATTTTTGCGCGGCATTGCAAAAGTGGATCGACGTGTTTTAAATCAGCAGCTAAATGAGATGGTGGAAGATGGTATATTGATAAAACATTCGTTTAACGAACTTCCTCCACGAGTTGAATATACTTTGACCGAAACTGGAAAACAATTGGTAGAGATTCTTTGGAAACTAAATGACTGGGGAAAAATTTTAATTCAGGAAAACAAAATCGAACTTCAATCTTAA
- a CDS encoding DNA alkylation repair protein translates to MEDIKRKGARSAKEIPASVLEQLNKGEIETANLVEWLAVNQILLLENILKESNRTQYLEPIITDIRNLKKQTVNTINEAIGTGILTESILNNDSDILSIMATHKSDVVRCWSAYTIGKNQELKIKEILKKIQFLSADKHFGVREISWLAIRSNIISNLEESLEILLEWTFSKDENIRRFATEATRPRGVWCEHIQKLKQEPELALKILDSLKSDPSKYVQDSVGNWLNDASKTRPDFVIDLCQKWKKENPTKETLFIIKKAMRTIEK, encoded by the coding sequence ATGGAAGATATAAAACGTAAAGGGGCTAGGTCTGCAAAAGAGATTCCAGCTTCTGTTTTAGAACAGCTCAATAAAGGAGAAATTGAAACAGCAAACTTGGTTGAATGGCTTGCAGTTAATCAAATTCTACTTTTAGAAAATATATTGAAGGAGTCTAATCGGACTCAATATCTGGAACCTATCATAACAGATATTAGAAATTTGAAAAAACAAACCGTAAACACTATAAATGAAGCAATTGGAACAGGAATATTAACAGAATCAATTCTTAACAACGATTCTGATATACTTTCAATAATGGCGACACACAAATCGGATGTGGTGAGATGCTGGTCTGCTTATACAATTGGAAAAAATCAAGAACTTAAGATTAAAGAAATTTTAAAGAAAATACAGTTTCTGTCGGCCGATAAACATTTTGGTGTCAGAGAAATTTCATGGTTAGCAATTCGATCCAACATCATAAGCAATTTAGAAGAAAGCCTTGAAATTTTACTGGAATGGACTTTTAGTAAAGATGAAAATATAAGGCGTTTCGCCACTGAAGCAACCCGGCCAAGAGGAGTTTGGTGCGAGCATATCCAAAAACTTAAACAAGAACCAGAATTAGCTTTAAAGATTCTAGATTCTTTAAAAAGTGATCCTTCAAAATATGTGCAAGACAGTGTTGGAAACTGGCTGAATGATGCCAGTAAAACTAGGCCAGATTTTGTTATAGATTTATGCCAAAAGTGGAAAAAGGAAAATCCGACAAAAGAAACTCTTTTTATTATTAAAAAAGCGATGCGAACAATTGAAAAATAA
- a CDS encoding pentapeptide repeat-containing protein: protein MESLIHIQKTFEKVVYIDKRINNREFEDCVFKNCDFSSSNFGSNTFLDCEFIDCNLSMTSLAGTSLKNVTFKNCKLLGIAFNECDDFLFQVYFEDCVLDYALFSNKKMPKTKFINSSVREVTFIGTNLTSSIFDNCDLDGAIFNETQLAGVNFKTAYNYKIDPEFNPMKKAQFSTEGIVGLLDKYDIKIV, encoded by the coding sequence ATGGAAAGTCTAATTCACATTCAGAAAACATTTGAAAAAGTTGTTTACATCGATAAACGAATAAACAATCGGGAGTTTGAAGACTGCGTGTTTAAAAATTGTGATTTTTCTAGCAGTAATTTTGGCTCAAATACTTTTTTAGACTGCGAATTTATTGACTGCAATTTGTCTATGACTAGTTTGGCTGGAACGAGTCTCAAAAATGTAACTTTTAAGAACTGTAAACTTCTCGGAATCGCTTTTAACGAATGTGACGATTTTTTATTCCAAGTATATTTTGAAGATTGCGTTCTGGATTATGCGCTTTTTTCGAATAAAAAAATGCCTAAAACCAAGTTTATCAATTCCTCTGTACGCGAAGTGACTTTTATAGGAACGAATTTAACGAGTTCTATTTTTGATAACTGCGACCTTGACGGCGCTATTTTTAATGAAACGCAATTGGCAGGAGTTAATTTTAAAACGGCTTACAATTATAAAATTGACCCTGAGTTCAACCCAATGAAAAAAGCACAGTTTTCTACCGAGGGAATTGTTGGATTATTAGATAAATATGACATTAAAATAGTATAG
- a CDS encoding DUF6095 family protein, with amino-acid sequence MATNKELLKKGVKYLSGALPLMFLGPTMIYNAFQNQGNNWHYLVLGIGIVACLSSMLLIFLGLKIIMKGIFND; translated from the coding sequence ATGGCTACAAATAAAGAATTACTAAAAAAAGGCGTGAAATATTTATCGGGCGCTCTGCCTCTGATGTTTCTTGGTCCAACAATGATTTATAATGCTTTTCAGAATCAAGGCAACAACTGGCATTACCTTGTTTTAGGAATCGGAATTGTGGCTTGTCTCTCTTCTATGCTTTTGATCTTTTTGGGATTGAAAATCATTATGAAAGGTATATTTAATGACTAA
- the murQ gene encoding N-acetylmuramic acid 6-phosphate etherase has protein sequence MTFTKTTEQASKYEHLEKMSVHELLSNINQEDKTVPYAVEKALPQIEALIPQIVEKLRLGGRLFYIGAGTSGRLGVVDASECPPTFGVPFDLVNGIIAGGDTAIRRAVENAEDSTTNAWIDLQNHKITSTDVVIGIAASGTTPYVISGLEACNKNNIITGCITCNAGSPLALTAQFPIEVVVGPEFVTGSSRMKAGTAQKLVLNMISTAAMIQLGKVRGNKMVDMQLSNVKLVDRGVKMIMDEISVSYEEASELLKKYGSVRNAVDNYKK, from the coding sequence ATGACATTTACGAAAACTACTGAACAAGCATCAAAATATGAACATTTAGAGAAAATGTCTGTTCATGAATTGTTATCTAATATTAACCAAGAAGACAAAACTGTTCCTTACGCAGTAGAAAAAGCTTTGCCACAAATAGAAGCTTTGATTCCGCAGATTGTCGAGAAATTAAGACTGGGAGGCAGATTGTTTTATATTGGGGCAGGAACTTCTGGCCGTCTTGGTGTTGTCGATGCTTCAGAGTGTCCGCCCACTTTTGGCGTTCCTTTTGATTTAGTAAATGGCATTATTGCCGGTGGTGATACAGCTATAAGACGTGCTGTAGAAAACGCTGAAGACAGCACCACAAATGCTTGGATTGATCTTCAAAATCATAAAATCACCTCAACCGATGTTGTAATTGGAATCGCTGCTTCTGGCACAACTCCTTATGTTATAAGCGGTTTAGAAGCTTGCAATAAAAATAATATCATTACAGGATGCATAACTTGCAATGCAGGTAGTCCGCTCGCATTGACTGCACAATTTCCTATTGAAGTTGTAGTTGGGCCAGAGTTTGTAACTGGGAGCTCTAGAATGAAGGCTGGAACTGCACAGAAATTGGTTTTAAATATGATTTCGACCGCTGCGATGATTCAGCTTGGAAAAGTAAGAGGAAACAAGATGGTCGATATGCAGTTAAGCAATGTGAAACTCGTTGACCGCGGCGTAAAAATGATTATGGACGAAATTTCGGTTTCTTACGAAGAAGCTTCTGAATTATTAAAAAAATACGGCAGCGTGAGAAATGCTGTTGATAATTATAAAAAGTAA
- a CDS encoding ZIP family metal transporter, with protein sequence MNYLLPLFSVLLGYSAALFIKPENKTNLKLLLAFSGSFLLSLTVMHLLPEVYESHNHNIGIFIMVGILFQIVLEFFSKGAEHGHVHGHAKMSQIPWLLFISLCIHAFLEGFPVSHHHGLAVGIAIHHLPIAVILTTFFINADLNKKAIFVFMLTFAIMTPLGTVASEYLPFLSKYYTEITAIVIGILFHISSTIIFESSEGHKFNVAKVSMIVLGILLAFFL encoded by the coding sequence ATGAACTATTTATTACCCTTATTTTCTGTACTTTTAGGATATAGCGCGGCTTTGTTTATAAAACCCGAAAACAAAACCAATTTAAAATTACTGCTGGCTTTCAGCGGTTCTTTTTTATTGTCTTTAACCGTAATGCATCTTCTTCCAGAAGTTTACGAATCGCACAATCATAATATCGGAATCTTTATAATGGTCGGAATTTTATTCCAGATCGTTCTCGAATTTTTCTCTAAAGGCGCCGAACACGGACACGTTCACGGACACGCAAAAATGTCTCAGATTCCGTGGCTGTTGTTCATCAGCCTTTGCATTCACGCCTTTTTAGAAGGTTTCCCAGTAAGCCACCATCACGGTTTGGCTGTCGGAATCGCTATCCATCACCTGCCGATTGCGGTAATCTTAACGACCTTTTTCATCAATGCCGATTTAAATAAAAAAGCCATTTTTGTGTTCATGCTTACATTTGCCATTATGACGCCTCTAGGAACTGTGGCTTCTGAATATTTGCCTTTTTTAAGTAAATATTACACCGAAATAACGGCAATCGTAATTGGTATTTTATTCCACATCTCCTCAACGATTATTTTTGAAAGCAGCGAAGGTCATAAATTCAATGTTGCCAAAGTTTCTATGATCGTTCTCGGAATCCTTTTGGCATTCTTTTTATAA